From the Desulfovibrio sp. JY genome, one window contains:
- the pstA gene encoding phosphate ABC transporter permease PstA: MNANAITRAGLTRRHRTQKIMWGVFGMSSLVNMAALVLICGFLLVKGLPAISWSFLTEMPRDSMTAGGILPCILGTIYLSLGTMAVAFPLGVASAVYLNEYATPGRTLRLIRLGINNLAGVPSVVFGLFGLAFFVTFFGLGVSLLSGILTLSILVLPVIIGTAEEALKSVPQTYREASLGLGATKWQTIRLVVLPAAMPGMLTGAILGLSRVAGETAAIMFTASVFFTPYLPTHITDPVMALPYHIYVLATAGTEIDKTRPLQYGTALVLIVLVLGMNLGAILYRAKLQKKR, translated from the coding sequence ATGAACGCCAACGCCATCACCCGCGCCGGCCTTACCCGCCGCCACCGCACCCAGAAGATCATGTGGGGCGTGTTCGGCATGTCTTCGCTGGTCAACATGGCCGCCCTGGTCCTTATCTGCGGCTTTTTGCTGGTCAAGGGCCTGCCGGCCATCTCCTGGAGCTTCCTCACCGAGATGCCGCGCGACTCCATGACCGCCGGCGGCATCCTGCCCTGCATCCTCGGCACCATCTACCTGAGCCTCGGCACCATGGCCGTGGCCTTTCCCCTGGGCGTGGCCTCGGCCGTCTACCTCAACGAATACGCCACCCCCGGCCGGACGCTGCGGCTCATCCGCCTTGGCATCAACAACCTGGCCGGCGTGCCCTCGGTGGTGTTCGGCCTTTTCGGCCTGGCCTTTTTCGTGACCTTTTTCGGGCTCGGCGTGAGCCTGCTCTCGGGCATCCTGACGCTGTCCATCCTGGTGTTGCCGGTGATCATCGGCACGGCCGAGGAGGCGCTCAAGTCCGTGCCCCAGACCTACCGCGAGGCCTCGCTCGGCCTTGGGGCCACCAAGTGGCAGACCATCCGGCTGGTCGTGCTGCCGGCGGCCATGCCGGGCATGCTGACCGGGGCCATCCTGGGCCTTTCCCGGGTGGCCGGCGAAACCGCGGCCATCATGTTTACGGCCTCGGTCTTTTTCACGCCGTACCTGCCGACCCACATCACCGACCCGGTCATGGCCCTGCCGTACCACATCTACGTCCTGGCCACGGCCGGCACCGAGATCGACAAGACACGGCCCCTGCAATACGGCACGGCGCTGGTGCTGATCGTGCTGGTGCTCGGCATGAACCTCGGGGCCATCCTCTACCGGGCCAAGCTGCAGAAAAAGCGCTGA
- the pstC gene encoding phosphate ABC transporter permease subunit PstC: MALSRKGKDDLVRNIFFLTALSSIVALALIMVYLFVEGLPIFGVVSVSDFLFGSLWYPTSDPPAFGIFPLIVASLAVTALSSAIAIPLGVMTAIYLAEIASRKTRDIFKPIVELLAALPSVVIGFFGMVVVAPYLQDTFDLATGLNLFNASIMLAFMSVPTICSVSEDAIYSVPRELKEASLALGATHFETIAKVVLPASLSGISTAIMLGMSRAIGETMVVLMVAGGAAIIPTSIFSPVRPMPSSIAAEMAEAAFRGNHYRALFAIGIVLFIFTLAFNLVASYVAEKHKQVGAATL; this comes from the coding sequence ATGGCTCTTTCGCGCAAAGGCAAGGACGATCTGGTCCGCAACATCTTCTTCCTGACCGCCCTGTCCTCCATCGTGGCCCTGGCGCTCATCATGGTCTACCTGTTCGTGGAGGGCCTGCCGATTTTTGGCGTGGTTTCGGTCTCGGACTTCCTGTTCGGGTCCCTGTGGTACCCGACCTCCGATCCGCCGGCCTTCGGCATCTTTCCCCTGATCGTGGCCTCGCTCGCCGTCACGGCCCTGTCCTCGGCCATCGCCATCCCGCTCGGGGTCATGACCGCCATCTACCTGGCCGAGATCGCCAGCCGCAAGACCCGCGACATTTTCAAGCCCATCGTCGAGCTGCTGGCCGCGCTGCCCTCGGTGGTCATCGGCTTTTTTGGCATGGTGGTGGTCGCGCCCTACCTGCAGGACACCTTCGACCTGGCCACGGGGCTCAACCTCTTCAACGCCTCCATCATGCTGGCCTTCATGTCCGTGCCCACCATCTGCTCGGTGTCCGAGGACGCCATCTACTCCGTGCCCCGCGAACTCAAGGAAGCCTCGCTGGCCCTTGGCGCCACCCATTTCGAGACCATCGCCAAGGTGGTGCTGCCGGCTTCGCTGTCGGGCATTTCCACGGCGATCATGCTCGGCATGTCCCGGGCCATCGGCGAGACCATGGTCGTGCTCATGGTGGCCGGCGGCGCGGCGATCATCCCCACCTCCATTTTTTCGCCCGTGCGGCCCATGCCGTCGAGCATCGCCGCGGAAATGGCCGAAGCGGCCTTTCGCGGCAACCACTACCGGGCGCTTTTCGCCATCGGCATCGTTCTTTTCATTTTCACGCTGGCATTTAACCTCGTGGCCAGCTACGTGGCCGAAAAGCACAAGCAGGTCGGCGCGGCCACCCTGTAG